Below is a window of Planococcus rifietoensis DNA.
GAGAAAATCGCCGACAAACTAGCCGAGCGCTACAAAGACCATCCTGCGGTCTTGATTTGGCATGTGTCGAACGAATACGGCGGCTATTGCTATTGTGATAATTGCCAGGATGCTTTCCGCGTTTGGCTGAGCGATAAATATGGCACGCTTGAAAAGCTCAACAAAGCTTGGAACACTGGATTCTGGGGCCACACATTCTACGAATGGGACGAAATCGTCGCGCCGAATATCCTCAGCGAAGAGCGTGAAGACAACGTTTCAGACTTCCAAGGGATTTCTCTTGATTACCGCCGCTTCCAGTCGGACAGCCTGCTTGATTGCTATAAGCTCGAATACAACGCAATCCGCAAGCATACGCCAAACATCCCGATCACGACGAATTTGATGGGCACGTATCCGATGCTCGATTATTTCAAATGGGCAAAAGAAATGGACGTTGTGTCGTGGGATAACTACCCGGCGATCGATACGCCGTTTAGCTATACGGCGATGACGCACGATTTGATGCGCGGTTTGAAGAGCGGGCAGCCGTTCATGCTGATGGAGCAGACGCCGAGCCAGCAAAACTGGCAGCCGTACAACTCCTTGAAGCGCCCGGGCGTCATGCGCTTGTGGAGCTACCAGGCAATCGGCCGCGGGGCGGATACGATCCTTTATTTCCAACTGCGTCGTTCAGTCGGAGCATGCGAGAAATACCACGGCGCAGTCATTGAACACGTGGGACATGAAAATACGCGCGTCTTTAACGAAGTGGCGCAAATCGGCAGTGAGTTCAACCAGTTGGGCGATACTTTGCTCGATGCGCGGGTCAACGCCAAAGTCGCAATCGTCTTTGATTGGGAAAACCGCTGGGCGACAGAACTGTCGAGCGGACCGTCCGTGTCGCTGGATTATGTCAATGAAGTCCATAAATACTACGACGCGCTGTATAAATTAAACGTCCAAGTCGACATGGTCGGCGTCGAAGAAGACTTGAGCCAATACGATGTCGTCATCGCGCCGGTCTTGTATATGGTGAAAGAAGGCTACGCAGCAAAAGTCGAGCGTTTCGTCGAAAACGGCGGCACGTTCATCACGACGTTCTTCAGCGGCATCGTCAACGAAACCGATATCGTCACACTCGGCGGCTACCCGGGCGAATTGCGCAAAGTGCTCGGCATTTGGGCAGAGGAAATCGACGCGCTGCATCCGGACGAAACGAATGAAATCGTCGTGAACGGATCACGTGGAAGCTTAAGCGGCAGTTATTCCTGCAATTTGCTGTTCGACTTGATCCACACAGAAGGCGCGCAAGCAGTCGCTGAATACGGCTCTGATTTCTACCAGGGCATGCCGGTCCTCACCGTCAATGAGTTCGGAAAAGGAAAAGCCTGGTATGTGGCCTCGAGCCCAGACGCAGAGTTCTTGGTCGATTTCCTGCAAACCGTATGCGAAGAAGCAGGCGTCGAGCCCTTGCTTTCTGTTCCGCAAGGCGTCGAAACGACCGAACGCGTCAAAGACGGCCAGACCTATTTGTTCGTATTGAATCACAACAACAAAGCAGAATCGATCGACTTGAAAGACAGCCAGTATAAAGAACTGCTGACTGCACAGCAATTGAGCGGGAGAGTGGAACTCGAAGCAAAAGGCGTCTTCATTTTAGCGAAAGTATAAGAACATATAATAGAAACAATCAAAAACCCATGCACAGTGCCCCGCTATTGGAAATCAATCCAACGGTGGGGGCGAGTGCATGGGTTTTTATTGGTGGAAATTTTCGAGGAAAAACCCGGCCAGAACTCTGGCCGGGTTTCCTTTTATTTAATACGCAATTCCGATTCACTATCGAAGAAATGGGCTTTATTCATATCGAAAGCCATGTCGATCGTCTGGCCGGATTCTACATTGAAGCGGGCATCGACGCGCGCGACGAAATCCTGTTCGTTCACATTCGAATAAAGAATGATTTCCGAGCCCATCAATTCCGCCACTTCTACATAAGCTTTCACTTTTGTATGCGGTGAATGGTCGAGGAACAAAGGTTCATCGTGGATGTCTTCCGGACGGATACCGAGAACGATTTCCTTGTCTTTATAGCCTTGGTCGCGCAGTGTCGCAAGCTTGCCTTCAGGGACGAGAACTTTGACATCGCCCATGACGAACGAATCGCCAACGATTTTCCCGCGCAGGAAGTTCATGGACGGGGAACCGATGAAACCGCCGACAAACATATTGTCCGGCTTGTCGTATACTTCTTTCGGTGAGCCGACTTGCTGGATAAAGCCATCTTTCATGACGACAAGGCGCGTCGCCATCGTCATCGCCTCTGTCTGGTCGTGTGTGACATAAATAGTTGTTGTCTGCAGGCGGCGATGGAGCTTTTGGATCTCGGTGCGCATCTGCACGCGCAGTTTGGCATCCAAGTTGGACAAAGGCTCATCCATC
It encodes the following:
- a CDS encoding beta-galactosidase, with protein sequence MINDKLPKIWHGGDYNPEQWDSQEIWDEDVRMFKLAGIDVATLNVFSWALNQPNEDTYNFDWLDDKINRLYENGIYTCLATSTAAHPAWMAKKYPDVLRVDFYGRKRKFGSRHNSCPNSPTYREYSEKIADKLAERYKDHPAVLIWHVSNEYGGYCYCDNCQDAFRVWLSDKYGTLEKLNKAWNTGFWGHTFYEWDEIVAPNILSEEREDNVSDFQGISLDYRRFQSDSLLDCYKLEYNAIRKHTPNIPITTNLMGTYPMLDYFKWAKEMDVVSWDNYPAIDTPFSYTAMTHDLMRGLKSGQPFMLMEQTPSQQNWQPYNSLKRPGVMRLWSYQAIGRGADTILYFQLRRSVGACEKYHGAVIEHVGHENTRVFNEVAQIGSEFNQLGDTLLDARVNAKVAIVFDWENRWATELSSGPSVSLDYVNEVHKYYDALYKLNVQVDMVGVEEDLSQYDVVIAPVLYMVKEGYAAKVERFVENGGTFITTFFSGIVNETDIVTLGGYPGELRKVLGIWAEEIDALHPDETNEIVVNGSRGSLSGSYSCNLLFDLIHTEGAQAVAEYGSDFYQGMPVLTVNEFGKGKAWYVASSPDAEFLVDFLQTVCEEAGVEPLLSVPQGVETTERVKDGQTYLFVLNHNNKAESIDLKDSQYKELLTAQQLSGRVELEAKGVFILAKV
- a CDS encoding ABC transporter ATP-binding protein, whose product is MAGLTLTNIRKEYEKGVVSVQDFNLEIRDKEFLVLVGPSGCGKSTTLRMIAGLEEITDGDLYIGDKRVNDVSPKDRDIAMVFQNYALYPHMSVYDNMAFSLKLRKMKKDEIKTRVANASSILGLDDYLDRKPKALSGGQRQRVALGRAIVRDAEVFLMDEPLSNLDAKLRVQMRTEIQKLHRRLQTTTIYVTHDQTEAMTMATRLVVMKDGFIQQVGSPKEVYDKPDNMFVGGFIGSPSMNFLRGKIVGDSFVMGDVKVLVPEGKLATLRDQGYKDKEIVLGIRPEDIHDEPLFLDHSPHTKVKAYVEVAELMGSEIILYSNVNEQDFVARVDARFNVESGQTIDMAFDMNKAHFFDSESELRIK